A single Nycticebus coucang isolate mNycCou1 chromosome 16, mNycCou1.pri, whole genome shotgun sequence DNA region contains:
- the PCP4 gene encoding calmodulin regulator protein PCP4, with the protein MSERQGAGTTNGKDKTSGENDGQKKVQEEFDIDMDAPETERAAVAIQSQFRKFQKKKAGSQS; encoded by the exons CGACAAGGTGCTGGGACAACCAATGGAAAAGACAAGACATCTGGAGAAAATG ATGGGCAGAAGAAAGTTCAAGAAGAGTTTGACATCGACATGGATGCACCAGAGACAGAACGCGCAGCGGTGGCCATTCAGTCTCAGTTcagaaaattccagaagaaaaaggCAGGGTCTCAGTCCTAG